The Triticum aestivum cultivar Chinese Spring chromosome 6D, IWGSC CS RefSeq v2.1, whole genome shotgun sequence genomic sequence CCGCAAGGTCGCATGCAGCGGCCAGGGCACGTCGCGCGCCACCATTTTTTGCCCCTCCTCGTCTTATTTTGCTgcagggaagaagaaaggggatGGGCAGCGGAGGAGATGGAAGGAAGAGAAGAAACACGGCGCAGGGAGGGGTGTGGCTGAAGGTAGGGGATGaagtgcgcgggggggggggggggggggggggggataaggcAGGAAGGGGCGGTCTGCGTGGGTCCACCAAATACACGCGTCTCGCGCTGGGAGCTGCTTGCGTGGGCGCACGATGCCAGCGCGTACGACGTGCCGTTCTGAAATGATTCCCCATGGTCAATGGCCTTAATGACAGCTGTGTCACTACTTCTCAAACCGTGGCCCCAAATAACCTTGTACTCCCTTCGCTTCATAATGTTCtgcttatagatttttgcaaaagtcaaaattacaaactttgaccaaatttatagagaaaagtaggtacgtctagaataccaaatgcacatcattgAATATATCATGAGTTATATTTTTAGAATGATGTTTGATATTGTAGATGTAGAcagttttctctatacacttggttAAAGTTGGCACGGTTTGACTTTCATAAAAATCTATAGGCCCTGACTGTGAAACGGACGGAGTAAATAGCAAGCCCAGCACGTGGCGCTCCCCCGCGCGCCACACCAAAGGCCAGACTTTCGTAGCTCACATTCCACACGCGGTTTCCAGCGATGGTCGAGGCTGCATGCGTGCCATGGCCACTCAAGTCCCTTGGGGACATATACTCGCCCTTGAGGTCCTCGGGGTCAATACCTTTGGAGTACCAGCGTGCGCCGATGATCTTTCTGTTGCAGCTCGTGGCATTGAATTCCGCACCTGTCTGGCATGTACCCTTCCACCGTGCCTACACAGGGCCGACCCGGTGTCATCAAAGCTTCGCGATTCTGGGATTTTCTCAATGCACAAAATTTAGTTGTGACTATACATAGAAGTTATGTCTCGACACAAACCTGAATCGATGACACCAATGATGATATCTTCGCCGTACTTTGCTTTCTGGAGGAGGCCGGCAGAACCACGTGGTGACTGGTAGTAGTCAAGACCAAGAAAATCCCAGCTCCGAGTTGTTTGCCCCTTGTGATAAGTGTTTGGCTTTAcggatagaacttgaggaaattcTACATTTGTATTCATGGCATGCTAATTAGTTTGTACCAATCATGCAAGTAAGGTGTGACGATCCATAGAGCATGTAAACTGAATTAGTATGCACCTGCAGGGAACTCAGCTTGTGTTTCAGTTAGCATCGCTGCAAAACCGGAAAATCCGTGCCGGTAACTGTATACTATAGACTTCAGGGCTTCATCCTTACTGCACTTTGCACAAAGAGACGCAAACAACGACCCCGTCATTAATTTCAGAGAAAGTACAAGATTATGAAGCAACAACAAGGACTGCATGCAAGTACCTTCCGAAAACAGAGGTCAGTACATCATGGTGTGACGCGGTAACCACGGATGGATCATCATGCTGCTTCTCTCCCATATACACAATATAGAGCTGAAAATTCAAAACACAAGTAGTTTTCAAGAAAATGATAGAGAAAAATGATCAAATAGAGTTTAATTAAGTTTCATGTGTCGATCTTACTTTGCTCGACGCATTTGCGGAAAAAGGAAGCAGGAGCACCAGAAGCAGCAGAGTAGAACGCATGGCTGGTCTCAAATCCATGTTTGATCTTGTGATTTGGTGTATTTGTTGTGCTGGTTCTTGGCATGCATGTATGTATTTATAGCATGAGGTGCAATAATAGTTGCAAAAGATCCATTAAATTTTCTTGTTTACGTGTTGTTCGATTGCATGGGACAAATTAATGGTAAAAGGTCAGTTTCACACATTGAAAGGAGCACTATTGTGCTTTGATTTGTCAACTAGGACAAGAATGGCAGGCGGGAATATGTTTGCCTCCCTCAATAAAAATATCAGATATTGTCTGCACCTATAATTACACTTCCAAATATACaaaactcttttgcggtgtgaAAATTTCGGGGTTGTTCTGCGGGTAAGTTTCTACGGATTGAATACAAGTAAAAACTAAGATTCTTCAAAGAGAGCTCTTATTCCAGTCTTGTCGCTGTAAATATAAAGAAAGATTTTGCGTGTTCCAACTTCCAATGGCATGATCTGGAATTTATCTGGTTCCAGGACGCACAAGTATGGACACGGACactttttttttagaacgaagacgcacGGACGCGTCCGGCTTTGAATTAATAAAGCCACAACGGCAGCGTGAAACAAGTCATAACACAACCCCACAGGCCTATCCGACCAGCGCCAAAAGATCATCGGAAGTTCCATGCGCAGCTCAACCAAACCAAAGACATTACAGGGCATAACCTGTACAGAGCACGCAGGCTCGTCAAGCAACAaaagggaccatggacatcaccatAGTCAAGGCTCCCTAGCCATCACATAGACTTGCAGCAGACGTTGTTGAGCGGTGTTGGTCAACTCAGTATCCCTGCGCctccccaacggactccactgctgcaaTAGAAGGTTACATTTGAAGAGGATGTTAGCCGGATGCGAAGGAAAGCAACcctcaatagtaaatttgtttctAGTAAGCCATATAGACCAGAGAAGTGCCCCGACACATCTCCACATCACCCGTTTAGCACTCCCGTGTATCGTATCTAAAAGGTGAGTAAGCTCTGCGGCCGATCTGGGATCCCACTGAACACCAGCCGCCGCCCGGACCGCGCTCCAAGCAAATCTAGCAAGGGGACATCTGAAGAACGCATGGCTGGCGTCCTCAGGCTCCCCACACAACGCGCAGGGGCCAGTGGCCGGCCCATTGCGTTTGGCCGCATTCAAGGAAGTCGGCAACTTATCGCGAAACAATTGCCACATGAAGAGTTTGATCTTCAAGGGCAACTGCGCTTTCCATAGCCCCGCGAGCGCCTGCTGTGCCGTCCCTCGACACAGCCTACGGTACAGAGAGTTAACCGAGAACTTGCCCGAACTGGTAAGCGCCCAGCTGACCGTATCTGGTTCGTCCTGAAGGGTGATCGGGTTAATAAGGTGCATCAGGGCCAAGAGGTTGGACTGCTCTAACCCGTTTAGTTCTCGTTTGAAATAGATCACGGGAGGACTAGCCGCGAGCGCAGCCGCCACCGTGATGGATGGATCGACGGCCAGCTCGTACAAATCCCGGAATTCCATCCATAAAGGTTGGGCTCCCAGCCACCTATCCGTCCAGAAACGGGTCGAGCGTCCGTTCCCAATCGAAAATTCGCCCCCATGGCGAACGCCGGTTTGACCGACTGCAAATCGTTCCAGAAGGGGGAGCCCCGTGCCCGCCCATCGAAAAAGTTCCCTCCTGGGAAGTACTTGGCCTTGAGGAGATCAACCCAGAGGCCTGAAGCACCTTGAGTGATTTTCCAAATCCACTTACACATCAAGGCGATGTTTAAGAGTCTGGAATTGGTGATCCCGAGGCCCCCCAAGGCCTTGGGCCGACACACCGAGGCCCATTTAACCATATGATATTTACGGTTTGGGccggttccttcccaaaagaacttggCTCGGGGCGTGTCGAACTTCGCATGCACCCCTTCTGCGAGAAGAAACAAACCCATGGCGAACATTGGCAAGGAAGACAGACTTGAATTCGTAAGAATGAGTCTAGCCGCCTTGGAGAGGAATTTCCCTCGCCAGGGGCACACCCTCCCGCGCACCTTGCCGCACAGCGGATCCCAATCCTCTATCGTGGGTCGTTTGGTATCAATCGGGAGCCCGAGGTACGTAAAGGGAAATTTGCCAACTTTGCAATTAAACCAATCCGCTATACGTCTACCCTCGTCCGGCTCCACCCCCATCGCCATCAACTCACACTTGTGAAAGTTGATTTTGAGACCGGACATGAGCTCGAAGCTAATGAGAATCGCCTTGACCGAGGCTATACTCTGGAGGTCCGGGCGAAACATCAAAAGTGTATCATCTGCGTATTGCAGATGGGTCACTCCCCCTGGAATGAGATGGCCTACCAGCCCTTGGATATGGCCAGCCGCCGCTGCTTTTGATAGCATAGCGGACAGCGCGTCAACAACAAAGTTGAACAGAAGCGGCGACATCGGGTCACCCTGCCTAAGGCCGCGTTTGTTCCTGAAGAAATGCCCTATTTCTCCGTTCACCGACACTGCAGTTTGGCCACCCGAGACCAATTGCAAGACGCGATGAACCCACACCGCGGAGAAACCGCGTCCCAGGAGCACTTGGCGCAGGAAATCCCAATTAACCCGGTCATACGCCTTCTCGAAGTCCAGCTTCAACAAAACGGCTGGTTCCTTTGTGCGTTTAAGCTCGTGGACGATTTCCTGTAGAGCGAGCGGACCCTCCAGGATATTACGCCCACGGATAAACGCAGATTGGTTACGCTGGATCGTGCGGTGGGCAATCGGACCTAATCGCGTAGCGCACGCTTTGGCGCAGATCTTAAAAGGCACATTAATCAACGCAATCGGGCGATACTGTCTGATGTTGTCAGCCCCCTGAACCTTCGGAATTAGCGAGAGCACTCCAAAGTTAAGGCGGGAAATATCTACCTGGCCCCGCATGAAACCGTTACATATCTCGAAGATCGGCTCTCTAAGGGTGGGCCAAAATCGCTTAAACATAGCAACCGGCCATCCGTCCGGCCCCGGTGCTGTGTCCGCTTTCATCCCCATGAGAGCGGCGTCGATTTCTTCGGGGAGAAACGCGAGCCCCAACTCGTCGTTCTCCGTTTCTAGCACGCGTTGGGATCCCTCCCACACGTCCTCACGGAGGCCCGCTCCCTGGGCCTCACTAGTTCCCATCAGGTTGATGTAGAACTCGTAAATGTGTCGCGAAATGTCTTCTTGGCGCAGCAGGAGCCCCTGCTCCGATTGCAGCCTGAGTATAGCGCATTTACGGCGCCGACCGTTGGCGTATGCTTGGAAATACTTGGTGTTGGCGTCACCCTTAAGTGTCCATTTGAGCCCACTACGCCGCCGCCAGTATTCCTCCTCGGCGCGAAGTATGGCCTCGACCTGCCCCTCAAGAGCGTATCGATGAGCCCACTCCTGCTCCGAGAAGACACGAGCATCAGCTTGCGCATCGATCCTGGCAATCTCTGCCGTGATCAGCGTTCTGTGCTCCTTGTCCATCCTCCCTAGGTTGGCGCCCCACCCCTTGAGGCTCGCTCTCAGTCGGCCCCCGACAGCATTCCAAAATTCCATCGGGCCACGCTGGGGTCCGACCTGCTGCACGCACGCGAGCCATTTCTCCTTGAAGAGCGACTCGAAGCCTGGTACTTCAAACCAGGCCGTTTCAAAGAAAAACCGCGGGCTGCGACGCAGCCTATCCTCCCCCGAGGAGTAGACTAGCGGAACGTGGTCTGATCCAATCCGTGTCTCCGCGACCAACGCGCACAAAGGATAGCCCATTTCCCACTCCGGCGACATGAAGACCCTGTCAAGCACCGAACGAACCGGGGCAAGCTGCTTATTAGTCCAAGTAAAGCGTGCTCCCGTTCTGGCCACTTCCCTAAGTGCCATGGCAGCAATTGCCGCGTTGAACATGGCCACCCCCGGCCAGTTAATGATGCCATTATTCTTGTCCGCTCCGGACCTAATTAGGTTGAAATCCCCTCCCACGAGGACCGGGAGTGCCGCGGCCGTCACCGAAGTGACTTTTTGTTGGAGTTCTCCCAAGAACTCCGCCGATCTGGAATGATCGGCTGGTCCATAGACCTGAATAAGTACTAACTCGCGAAGCGTAGCACGAATGCGAAAATGAGCAGCTAAGAAGAAAGAGCCCCTATCCCAGCTGATAATGTCATACACATCGCGGCTTAGACCCATCAACATGCCCCCCGAGCGACCTACCGCGGGAGTAAAGTGCCACTCAAAACGTTTTAATGGGTCTAGCGAAAGCAGCTCATGAAAGTGGAAATCCGTCTTAATCGTTCCTTGCAAACCTACGAAGTCCACGTCCTCTTTGCGCATGTACTCTTTGAGGAGGGTGCGCCGACCCAAGTGGCCAAAGCCACGGATATTCCAAAACAGCGCTCGCATCTAAATGACACGGTTGCGGAGCCGTACACCCCTAGAGGTGACCGCTTTCGCCACGCGCCTCACCTTGCCCCTGCAAGGCGAGGGAGAAGGGGCAACCCCTGTTGCCTGTCCCTCCTCCTCGGGCACAGAAAGAACCGCGACGGCCCCTCCCTCGGGGCCCTCCGTCCTCTGTTCGGCACGCGCTGCAGCAGCAGCCGCGAGCGCGGCCTGCGCCAACTCCTTAGCGCGCACCAGAGTAATCAGCTCTCGATGACCACCCACACACGCGGGTTCGACACCACTTGCATCTAACACCTCCATCAAATGCTCATCCGAAAAAGAATCAAGCACCGTAAAACGGGGGGGTGGATTACCTGAAATTTCCATATTCTTCTGGGCCTGGAGGAGTTGCGCCCGCTGCAAGGAAGGCATGTTGCCCTTGGCGCCCTTGGAGCGCGAGCTCGTGCGCACCGGCATCGCCGCCACCGTCTTGGTACGCTTGGCCTTGGAGCTCCGCGCCATCAAGGAGGCCTCCTGCAGCAGCGGATCAACGGCCGGAGGAGCCGTCGGGGCCGCCAACGCCATGACCGACTGCCTTGGGGTGGGGGGGCACCAAGAGGATCCATCGCGCGTATCGCCTCCGCGCTGACCTTGCGCACagccgtcttcttcatcatcttcactGAGCCACTTAGGGAGTTGCCGCGTCCGCCCGAGGCCGGCGACCCGCCTGGAATCATGCGCGAAGGGCTGGGAGAGAGGGCGATCGGCGAGCGCACACCGCCCACTCCTGCTGGTCCCAACGGGGCCGCAACCCTGGGTGGAGAGGACACCGACCCCAGGTTGGACCCGTACTGGTTGGGCACCGAAAGCACCATCTCAGCCGTGCCCATCCCAGCACCAGCGCGAGGCACCTCCACCCCCTCCGCtggcgccgccgcgcccgccgtagAGATCCCCAGTTTGTCCCAAGCAGCCGTATCAATTGAATCGTCCTCCTCCATACTCGCCTCTGGCTCCGCATCCTTGTCCTTGTCCTTGGTCCTGTCTTTGTCTTCGTCACCCGGGTCCCCTCCTCTGGGTGGATGGGGCGGGGGAGAGCAGGGGCCTCTGGGCGCGGGGAGCAAGCTCCGGCTCGAGCTTAACATTGTACCCAGCCCCGTTGAACCAGATCTGCACGGACCCCCGCAGCTTGGCCGGCGCCCGGCACGCGAAGAGCATGCGCACCGGACCCGCACGGATCAGGGACAGCTCGTCCACCACCAGCGGGCGCCCGAtcatcgtcgtcgccgccatcAGCCTCTCCACCCGACGCTGCTTCGGCGGAATACCCCAGAGCTTCACCCACACCTCCGGCATCGACAACGCCTTGGGCTCCGCGAGAGCAGCGTCCCGGATATCGGCCGTGATGTTGTGGATGGAGAGGAAGAGCTTTCCACTGCGCGTCGCCATCCTCAGCATGGCCGGATCGGGAAAAGCCACCGAGAAGGAGTCCGCGTCAAAAGGGGTGACCATCCAATCCCACTCGCCCTCGAAAAGATGCGTTAGCTCCTTCTCCAGAATCTCCTTGGACAGAATCCCCGGCTCTGCCAAGACCAGCGCCGCGTTGGCCCCCAGCGAGCCCTCCGACGCCGCGTCCGTCTCCTCGGGGTATTGAAGGCAGAAGAAGCCCCCGCCCGCGAACGCGTGCCCCATGGATTGGAGCATCAAGGGCTTGCCGCGCGAGGGGCAGTAGGCCGAGGCATGTCCCTCTTGGCTGCAGATGACGCAGAGTTGCTTGAAAGCGCACTCGTTTTGGAAGTGCCCCGTGCGCCCACAGCGAAAGCAGTCCGGACCCTCCTCCACTTTGACCGGAATCGGTTCCGCCGCCGTGCCCTTGGAAGAAGAAGGCTTCGACTGCTGCTTCATTGCGGGCTTGTGCTTCTTCAGCTTCTGCTTGGCGTAGGGGTCTCCGACGCGGTCGCCTCCGGGCGGCAGGAGCGACTCCTTGCGCTTGAGCTCCAGCCCCTTTCTCTTgtactcctccttcttcttctttttccgcTCCTGCTCCTTGAGCCACCATGGGGGAGGCGGCccccagccgccgtcgccgccggcgccggcccgCTCCTCCGCCCGGATCTGCGCCTGAGCCCGCAGCTCGCGCTCACGCCGCCGCTCCGCCTCCGGATCCAGCGCCGCCCTCTTGTCAGCACGTCGCTCCCCCTTCGAGCCCATGGCTACGACCTCTGCGAAGGATCGATCCAGGGGAGGTGGGTGGGTGGGATGGGAGAACGAACGGGCGGAACGGCCGAAGCGCCGCCCCTCCGCAGCAGTGGCAGGAAACCCTAGTGAGCAGTCTAGGGCGCCTCGGCGGATCCACATCCACTTATGTGCTGGGCGCTCCCCCCGCGGGCCTGGGCTCCGGGCCGGGGAAACTGGCCTGGGCTGCACCGAAATAGCCCCTGTCACGGGCGCCCCTCCCTCCGCAATGGGCGTCAACTGGGCCGCGAGGCCCGAGTGGCCCGCGGCTGCAACCAGGCCCATCAGCCCAGCCTGGCCGTCTGCGCCAACCCTAGGCCAGGGATCGGGCGACACTGCCGCCACGTCCCGCACCtctgccggcgccgccgcccccgccaccggcTCCGGCGCGGTCCCCGGGACCTTCCGGAAggggccgccgccaccacctccgtcTCGGCACACCGGACCTCCCGACCTGCCAACGGCCGCGGCTGCTCCGCCACGGACCGCAGCGATGCCCTCCCCGGCCTCCCTAGCCGACGAGCACCGCGGCCACCAGGCGCGAACGCCCGGCGCCACCCCGCTCTGAGCGAGCCCCCTAGCTCCTCAGCACGGGCCACAAAATCACCAAACGACGGCAGCGCCCCGCCACCTCGCCTGTCACCACACTCGCCGTCCACCGCCTCCGAAATCTCGCTGTCACTTACCTCCGAAAGCGCCCAGAAGCGGCTCCCGCCCCATCCCAGGACCGTCGTCGCCGCCGCACCTGAAGCCGGCGACCAGGGGGGGGAGGAGGGCGCCGGCCGCCCCGACGCCCGCACCTCCGCCCAAGCCTCTGCCTCGCCGCGACCCGCGGCCCCGGCCGCCCCACCAGCCTCCGCGCCTCCTGCGTCGCCTGGACGCCTCAGAGCCGTTGGAGCCATCGACACGGACACTTGCAAGAAGGATAACAAAAGGCTGGTGCTTTGCATTACGAGTGGAATTTTCTTCACGCTGAGAGGTTGTGCTCCATCTTGGCCTACTAATCGGCCGGTCATTTCACGTCCATTTTATGCTTGACTGGAAGTCATGTGAATTTTATTATGTGACTGTTCAAAAATTCTATAGTGAGAATTTAAGTGGCTGTAACCATTTTGACTATTCCTCTTCAGAATACTTGTGTTGCCACGCACAAAAGACGTGAGTCTGTGCTGGCAATATGCATCAGCAAGTACTTATGCGAGACAATTAAGCGTACCTTTGGTGAGACCTAAACGACATCCACCTTCAGCTCTGGATAAACGCCAACAGTGTCCATGGTTGGTGGGTCGATCTCGGGTGTGCCCTTTTCTAATTGTTACTCTTTGGAATACCACTCCCTCCCTTTAGGCAGAGAATTTTGTACCTTCGGACTCCATCATGAAAGAAAAGGCTCGCCATTTTCATCACGCCCTATCTCCCACCATTTGCATAGTTGTTTTTTTGAAACCAACATCTCATATATTAATCAAAATGAGATGTTACAATCATTCGTTACAGAATTCACCACACAGTGCGGTACATCATTTACAAGAATCCCATCCGCTCTATTATTAAAGCTAAATTTCGCTAATAAATGGGACACCACATTGGCCGACCGCCTAATCTTAGCGATTTTGAGCGTAGTGATAAGCTTAGAGATACTCCAGGCTTCTTTCTTCAGGTCATGCAGAGGTGATTATCAACCCCTTCCTCTGCAATAATTGCAGCAACACTAGCATAGCCAGTCTCAATAATAATAGGAGAGTGAAGTATTATACCTATATAGAGGCCGGCAATGCCGGCTCGGAGTTCCGCCTCCTCCACGCTTTTACAACTTGCAATGTAGTTCCACGAGGAGACCCTGACTTTCCCATCAGAATCCCTTGCCACCACACCCACACTTGCCGCCTTAATGCTCTCCACGAAGCTGACATCGACATTAATCTTAATATAGCCTGAAGGTGGGGGAATCCAAATCATATGAGCATCTGAGCTAGTAGGAACACTTCTCAGTCCACTCATCAGATTTTTACCTTTATTCTCCGGGTCCTCCATCAACATGGAATGACAATTGTTGTAGGTTGCCCAATAATTATCCACAAAATTAACCGAGGCTGTGACTGATTCCTTGCCCGTACCAAAAATTAAGTCATTTCTTAAATGCCACGCTCTCCAGAAAATAAATATAATTTTATCCCGCATAGAAGGTCCCAGATGACTTAGGAGAACAAGAAACCATTCTGCGGCAGTATACCTGGACATTTCCTCCGCAGGTAAATTGCAAATGTCCCTCATGGCCGTACGAAGCGCAAAGGCCTTCGGGCATGTGACAAGGGCATGATACATATTCTCCTCCTCCATTCCACATATAGAGCATGTACTGAGAGTGGTTTGGTGGTGCATCACACGGTTTACTTGGACCACCAAACTATTGGTAGCAACCCGCCATGCAAAAATGATCTTCTGAGGAACATTGGCCTTCCAGATGGTATCCAACATATTCCTCTCCCCTGATATATCAGTACCGTGCTGCTCCTTGTCTTCTTTTGTTTCCTTCAAAGTAAGCGCAAGCTGGTACACACTCTTAAACCGAGATATCCTTGACTTCTCAGAGTGCCAAGCAACAAAATCACCATCCTCTGAAGCCGGAATAAGCAAATCAAGGATCTCCTCCGCATCGTGTGGATAAAAAAGGTGCCTAACCAAGTTCTCATCCCATTTCCTTTGTCCAGTCAGCATCAACTCCGACACCCATTTCATCCTCGTCCTATTCCTCCTTGCAGTAATTTTAAGATTAGAAGACCCTGTGATCCAATTGTCTCTCCAAATATTAATATTAGACTCTTTAGACAATCTCCAAATTACTCATGCGTCGCCTTGATCACTTTGGCCCATAAAGAATTAGTGCTAATCACCAATCTCCACGCCTGCTTAGCTAGGAGAGCTTGGTTAAATAGGCTTAGATCGTGGAACCCCATACGTCATTCACATTTCGTCCTTGTCAATTTACCCCAAGCCAGCCAATGTGTCTTTCTTCTATCCTCATCATCACCCCACCAAAAGTTCCTTATGATCTGCGACAACTCCTCACAAAGCATTGCCGGAAATTTAAAAATACCCATAGCATACACTTGGAGGGCCTATAGCATAGATTTAATCAAAGTTTCCTTCGCTATGCAGGATGCATATTTTTCTATCCAGGCTGATAAGATTTTGAGAGTTTTTTCTTTTGTAGATTGAAATTTACAAGCATTCATTCTACGTACCTTGAGGCACTGGCAGCCCAAGATATTTGTCCTCAAATCCCTCTGCCGTGATGCACAATATTACCATGGCCACTTGATCTTCCATACTACGCTTCTTCCCAAACATAATCAAACACTTATCTAGGATCAGTAACTGACCCGTTCCCCTCTCAAAGGTGGATATAACATTTGCATCATAAATGAGCTCAAGCACCCTCGCGAATTCTCACACGAAGCTCCACATTCACTACTTTGATGATTCCATGCAGGTCCTATCCGTGGAGAACACTGGTATCCTCAGTCCACCGGAGTTCAAGTTATAGACTTGACATTGGTGCTtgcattatttctgaatttattttaggcTTCTGGCAACgttcgttcagtgggaggagacaatcccgtcgactacgaggcgcctacggtgacttcgtaaaatctcaagatgttaTGTTGGCTCAATCTCTCCgatgtgctcataggggtagggtgtgtgtgcttgcgttcataggggtgtgtatgctcgtgtatgtgagcgacttcgtttgtaccgtgttaaaaaaaagaTGATAAAGTGTCGAGATTGACATTCCAGTGCAAAGTAGTATGGCGTTGTATATCAGCATATATATATATTTCCAATATTTCTTTCATGGTGCAAAAAagaacataaatatttttttcaGCATATATATGTTCCGCTCCACCCAGGCACATCATATGCATGATGCATCTGGATGCATTCACGGGCTCTTTAGACTCTTTCTTTCTTTTCGAGGAACACGGGCTAGTTAGATTAGAAACCCTAGCCGGCCGGGTGTGAGTCTTATTTTTCAAACCGAGCTCCAGATCCAACGAGAAATCAGCCTGGAATCGATCGATATCCAAACATGTATCAACGGCCAGCTTCTGCGCGTGCATGCAGCTAGTAGAAGAGAAACCCTAGCAGCCGCACAAGGATCGATCTTTCTTTCTCACGGACAATAACCAAACCGATCGAGCTACGTACTCCACTCCACCCAAACATGCCCGCGCCACCGCCACGGTGGGCGGAGCTCCCGTCCGAGCTGCTCGCCGTCGTCTCCTGCCGCTTGCACAATCCAGCGACTTTGTCCGCTTCCACGCCGTCTGCACCTTGTGGCGGGACTCTCTGCCCCAGACGACCGTGCTCCGCCCCGTCCTCTTCCCCTGGCTCGTTGCCCCGCCGTCAGGCCGCCGATTCTCCGTCATCAGGCCCCGCTGCGTCTTCTCCAAGACAAGCTACAACGCAGAGGTATCCTCGAGCTTCCACAAGCTCGGGTGGGTGGCGCGAGCCGATGGCACGGCTGACTGGTTCTTCAGCGCACGGGACAGGCCTAAGCTCATCGACCCTCTCACCGGAGACACCACCCCTCTGCCGCCTTTCCCGTTCGGTGATAAGCGGAAGATGGTTGAGAAGTCCCATGGCATCGTCTATGGCAATGACACCGTCTTCCTCTACAACTTCTCCAAATCTGACAACAACCACACCAACCTCCGAGCGGCTATTCTTAGTCCCGGTGATACCACATGGACAGTCGTTGAGAGAGGGTTCAGGCTGGGGAGGAACAACATAGCATTCGAAAACAATCATTGCTTTGCCGCATACCATGATGGCAAGATCTTAGCGTGCGTGGACGGGGACCATTGCAATGACATTTGGCACCTCCTAGCACCCTCGGCAGGTGGCGTCCACACCAGTGTCGTTGAGAGTGAGGACATGTGGGGTCTCGACTCTAGCCACGTCCTTGAGTCCCATGGCAAGCTGCTGCGAGTGTCCATCCTGAAGCGCGGGGTTGTGGTTTTGGGCTAAATTTTTTTAACTAatacaatttttttattaaattacagaaataatacgcagaaaattttttttacaagaataatacaccgtcggcccactgcaggccgactgagcccagtcggcccacagcaggccgatcggcTATCAGGAGGCCGACTGCAGGCCGGGCAGCCACGCGGCGGCCTGTGGTTGGTCGCGCCACGTCGCGAGGGGGGAGGCAGCGGCCCTGTCGGCTTGCCGCTAGCCGATCGGCCACCTGGTGGCCGACAGGGTGCGGCCGACCTGACGCGCACTGGCC encodes the following:
- the LOC123145935 gene encoding subtilisin-like protease SBT3.9 produces the protein MDLRPAMRSTLLLLVLLLPFSANASSKLYIVYMGEKQHDDPSVVTASHHDVLTSVFGSKDEALKSIVYSYRHGFSGFAAMLTETQAEFPAEFPQVLSVKPNTYHKGQTTRSWDFLGLDYYQSPRGSAGLLQKAKYGEDIIIGVIDSGIDPEDLKGEYMSPRDLSGHGTHAASTIAGNRVWNQNIMKRREYKVIWGHGLRSSDTAVIKAIDHGESFQNGTSYALASCAHASSSQRETRQSPGGEEGEIRCYYQRVFLLEPDPGDAGTIFYFCCNQQLPG